The following coding sequences lie in one Archaeoglobus neptunius genomic window:
- a CDS encoding beta-ribofuranosylaminobenzene 5'-phosphate synthase produces MSLRLRTPSRIHITLIDLNGSLGRIDGGVGLALNEPYIQITAKESEDVIIKGVSTNIERFRLSASKMAEFCGKGLEIEVLSDYESHVGLGSGTQISLAVGRAYSEIYSLGLTTRQIAEIMGRGGTSGIGVAVFDHGGLVVDGGHSMKEKKSFLPSSASKAKPAPVIARLDFPEWDVILAVPNLKGFFGEEEVNLFQKCCPVPLEEVRELCHLILMKMLPAVVEADLDEFGRAIGRIQELGFKKAEVSQYGDLIKGCLSLGDCVGMSSTGPAVYAVTDTNAKVLSRDIESYFRERGFECSVYITKGRNRGVEIEV; encoded by the coding sequence ATGTCTTTGAGGTTAAGAACGCCATCGAGAATACACATCACGCTAATTGACTTAAATGGGAGTTTGGGGAGGATTGATGGAGGGGTTGGTTTAGCTTTAAACGAACCTTACATCCAGATCACAGCAAAGGAGAGTGAAGATGTGATTATCAAAGGTGTGTCAACAAACATCGAGAGGTTCAGACTATCAGCGAGTAAAATGGCGGAGTTTTGCGGGAAAGGGTTAGAAATTGAGGTTCTGTCAGATTATGAATCACATGTGGGGCTGGGAAGTGGAACACAGATCAGCCTTGCTGTTGGCAGAGCCTACAGTGAAATTTACAGTTTGGGTCTCACAACCAGACAGATTGCGGAGATAATGGGGAGGGGTGGGACATCAGGTATAGGTGTGGCCGTTTTTGACCATGGAGGGTTGGTGGTTGACGGAGGACATTCGATGAAGGAGAAGAAGAGCTTTTTGCCATCCTCAGCAAGCAAGGCGAAACCCGCACCGGTGATTGCCCGTCTCGATTTTCCAGAGTGGGACGTGATTCTGGCAGTGCCGAATCTAAAGGGATTTTTTGGGGAAGAGGAGGTTAACCTCTTCCAGAAATGCTGCCCGGTACCGCTTGAAGAGGTCAGGGAGCTTTGTCATTTAATTCTGATGAAAATGCTTCCGGCGGTGGTTGAAGCCGACCTTGATGAATTTGGCAGAGCCATCGGAAGGATACAGGAACTTGGATTCAAGAAAGCGGAGGTAAGCCAGTACGGAGATCTTATTAAAGGATGTCTTTCTCTGGGTGATTGTGTGGGCATGAGTTCAACCGGACCAGCTGTTTACGCCGTGACTGACACGAATGCAAAGGTGCTTTCGAGAGACATCGAGAGCTATTTTAGGGAGAGGGGATTTGAATGCTCGGTGTATATCACGAAAGGCAGAAACAGGGGGGTTGAGATTGAGGTATAA
- a CDS encoding NOP5/NOP56 family protein: MRYNLWFGVYDRGMVKKSPSLEDSFLNAANEEPLPFSVAELGREVFGSEYYTVLRKTALSVAEKLVEDELRREDKYVIALVKALEEVEESINMLSEKLEDIESVRDSELLNEFKSKIEELKRLRNSIESEIEEIMGKIAPNLVEIAGAKVAAKLLERAGSMERLVRLPASKIQVIGAEKSLYKAFARMKRGKKAKIPKHGVIFLHPFIRTLPKSKRGKMARFLAAKIAIAAKIDYFRGELDENLYESIRKRYEELRRK; encoded by the coding sequence TTGAGGTATAATCTGTGGTTCGGGGTTTACGATAGGGGAATGGTTAAAAAAAGCCCCAGTCTTGAGGATTCATTTCTCAATGCCGCCAATGAGGAACCTCTCCCATTTAGTGTAGCGGAACTGGGCAGAGAGGTGTTTGGTTCTGAATACTACACTGTTTTGAGGAAAACAGCCTTGAGTGTGGCAGAAAAACTTGTTGAGGATGAACTCAGAAGGGAGGACAAGTACGTCATTGCTCTCGTCAAGGCCCTTGAGGAAGTGGAAGAGTCCATAAACATGCTCAGCGAGAAACTCGAGGATATTGAGTCAGTTAGAGATTCTGAACTGTTAAATGAGTTCAAAAGCAAGATTGAAGAGCTTAAAAGGCTGAGAAATTCCATTGAAAGTGAGATTGAGGAGATAATGGGGAAAATTGCACCAAATCTCGTGGAAATAGCCGGTGCGAAGGTTGCTGCAAAGCTTCTGGAAAGGGCGGGAAGTATGGAAAGGCTTGTAAGGTTGCCAGCGAGCAAAATTCAGGTTATAGGTGCAGAGAAGAGTCTTTACAAGGCTTTTGCCAGAATGAAAAGGGGTAAGAAAGCCAAAATACCAAAGCATGGAGTTATATTCCTTCATCCATTCATCAGAACTCTGCCGAAGTCCAAAAGAGGAAAGATGGCGAGGTTTCTGGCTGCAAAAATAGCAATAGCTGCCAAAATTGATTATTTCCGGGGTGAGCTTGATGAGAACCTTTACGAGAGTATCAGGAAACGATACGAGGAGTTGAGAAGGAAATGA
- a CDS encoding fibrillarin-like rRNA/tRNA 2'-O-methyltransferase — MKKLMRNVYLIDEMLVTKSGYGSHYGERVFDGFREWIPWRSKLAAMILKGHKIDFRGDERVLYLGAASGTTISHLADILDEGIIYGVEYSAKPFEKFLSLARERDNIIPLLFDASRPWKYSGIVEKVDFIYQDIAQKNQIEILESNARFFLKKGCEVLIMVKARSIDSTAEPEEVFQEVISRISRNFEILRYDDLLPYHKDHIFVHAKIF, encoded by the coding sequence ATGAAAAAGTTGATGAGAAATGTGTATTTAATTGATGAAATGCTTGTTACGAAAAGTGGCTATGGAAGCCACTACGGTGAGAGGGTTTTTGACGGATTCAGAGAGTGGATTCCGTGGAGGAGCAAATTGGCAGCAATGATTCTCAAAGGTCATAAAATAGATTTCAGAGGGGATGAAAGGGTTCTTTATCTTGGGGCCGCAAGTGGTACCACCATCAGCCATCTTGCGGATATTCTCGATGAAGGAATAATCTATGGCGTTGAGTACTCTGCAAAGCCTTTTGAGAAGTTCCTTTCCCTTGCCAGAGAGCGCGACAACATCATTCCATTGCTTTTTGATGCCTCCAGGCCGTGGAAGTACAGCGGTATAGTGGAGAAGGTCGACTTCATCTATCAGGACATCGCCCAGAAGAATCAGATTGAAATTCTCGAGAGCAATGCCAGATTCTTCTTGAAAAAAGGTTGTGAGGTTCTGATAATGGTCAAGGCCAGGAGCATAGATTCAACTGCAGAGCCCGAAGAGGTATTTCAGGAGGTTATAAGCCGTATAAGCAGAAACTTTGAAATCTTAAGGTATGACGACCTCCTGCCTTACCACAAGGATCACATTTTTGTTCACGCTAAAATTTTTTAA
- a CDS encoding OadG family protein, with protein sequence MNELGIMLTASGMGGVFVVLSILAFVMWAMGRFFGKKATSEESDNFSSLTDLEVLAVTAAILQYEGTSVVEVHGPENWKRLAKIYAGRWLE encoded by the coding sequence ATGAATGAACTTGGCATAATGCTGACCGCATCTGGAATGGGTGGTGTTTTCGTAGTTCTATCAATACTTGCGTTTGTCATGTGGGCTATGGGCAGATTTTTTGGGAAAAAAGCAACTTCTGAAGAAAGTGACAATTTCAGCAGCCTGACGGATCTCGAAGTACTGGCGGTGACGGCAGCGATTCTTCAGTATGAGGGTACTTCAGTAGTGGAGGTGCATGGGCCGGAAAACTGGAAGAGACTTGCGAAGATTTATGCCGGGAGGTGGTTGGAGTGA
- a CDS encoding biotin/lipoyl-containing protein produces the protein MKFYRIRIDGADFKVGVEKLRDGVYRVKVGEKEAEVVVEDVYERAETISERREPVTPSAGPSEVREELKDAVTSMLPGVVLKILVKSGDRVKAGDPIVIIESMKMENEIVSPKDGVVSEILVKEGQRIEAGDILAVIR, from the coding sequence GTGAAGTTTTACAGGATCAGAATTGACGGTGCGGATTTCAAGGTTGGGGTTGAGAAGCTGAGGGATGGGGTTTACAGGGTAAAGGTTGGCGAGAAAGAGGCCGAAGTCGTTGTTGAGGATGTTTATGAGAGGGCAGAAACGATCTCAGAAAGACGTGAGCCGGTAACACCATCGGCAGGGCCTTCTGAGGTAAGAGAGGAGTTGAAGGATGCTGTAACTTCTATGCTGCCCGGTGTCGTTCTGAAAATACTCGTTAAGTCCGGTGACAGGGTTAAGGCGGGTGATCCGATAGTAATAATAGAATCTATGAAAATGGAGAATGAAATAGTCAGTCCGAAGGATGGTGTCGTTTCAGAAATTTTGGTAAAGGAAGGGCAGAGAATAGAGGCGGGTGACATCCTTGCGGTGATCAGATGA
- a CDS encoding sodium ion-translocating decarboxylase subunit beta: protein MIENLLMIAVGLGLVYLGIYRKMEPLLLVPIGIGAILVNIPGGGLGEEGSIFDYFLRYLIHTEIVPLLIFLGLGALTDFSPLLANPKTFLLGAAAQIGIFAALLAALFLGFTPQEAASIGIIGGADGPTTIYTTTILAPHLLAATAVAAYSYMSLVPIIQPPVIKALTSKDERRIKMRQLRVVSKKEKVIFPIATMLVTGFLAPEALPLVGMLMTGNLFRESGVTDRLAKGASEELMNIMTIILGLSIGSTMKAESFLTYKTILILMLGVLAFASATAGGVLLAKFMNLFLKEKINPMIGAAGVSAVPMSARVVQRMAIEEDPQNHILMHAMGPNVAGVIGSAVAAGILISILG, encoded by the coding sequence ATGATTGAGAACCTTCTGATGATTGCCGTAGGGTTGGGCCTTGTTTATCTCGGCATATACAGAAAAATGGAGCCATTACTTCTTGTTCCTATCGGCATAGGCGCAATTCTCGTGAATATACCTGGCGGCGGACTGGGGGAGGAAGGGAGCATTTTTGATTATTTTCTCAGGTACCTTATCCACACCGAAATCGTTCCTCTCCTGATATTTCTTGGTTTGGGGGCTTTGACCGATTTTTCACCTCTTCTGGCCAATCCGAAGACTTTTTTACTTGGTGCAGCCGCTCAAATTGGAATTTTTGCAGCTCTGCTGGCAGCCCTATTTCTTGGCTTTACTCCACAGGAGGCAGCCTCCATAGGGATAATTGGAGGCGCTGACGGCCCGACAACGATTTACACGACAACAATTCTCGCCCCCCATCTACTCGCAGCAACTGCTGTGGCTGCGTACAGCTACATGTCTCTCGTCCCGATAATACAGCCCCCCGTGATTAAAGCTCTGACTTCAAAGGACGAGAGAAGAATAAAGATGAGACAGCTTAGAGTTGTTTCAAAAAAGGAAAAGGTAATATTTCCAATTGCCACCATGCTGGTTACGGGATTTCTGGCTCCGGAGGCCCTGCCACTTGTCGGGATGCTTATGACCGGCAATCTGTTCAGGGAAAGCGGCGTTACTGACAGACTCGCAAAGGGGGCAAGTGAGGAACTGATGAATATTATGACTATAATTCTTGGTCTCAGCATCGGTAGTACAATGAAGGCGGAGAGTTTCCTGACATACAAGACGATACTAATCCTCATGCTCGGAGTCCTGGCCTTTGCTTCAGCCACGGCTGGAGGTGTTTTACTGGCGAAGTTCATGAATCTGTTTTTGAAAGAGAAGATCAACCCGATGATCGGTGCAGCCGGAGTTTCTGCCGTCCCCATGTCTGCGAGAGTTGTGCAAAGGATGGCTATTGAGGAAGACCCCCAGAACCACATCCTGATGCATGCCATGGGGCCAAATGTTGCGGGCGTTATTGGCTCTGCGGTTGCTGCTGGAATTCTGATAAGCATTCTCGGTTAA
- a CDS encoding 4Fe-4S dicluster domain-containing protein — translation MMVVHPENCTGCMRCMLICSYTFTRKFSLSSARIRVTDCDIKFLENCNSCGKCAEQCFYSALRVVK, via the coding sequence ATGATGGTCGTACATCCTGAGAACTGTACGGGGTGCATGCGCTGCATGCTCATCTGCTCTTACACCTTCACACGAAAATTCAGCCTCTCTTCAGCAAGAATCAGAGTGACTGACTGCGACATCAAATTTCTTGAGAACTGCAACAGTTGCGGGAAATGTGCGGAGCAGTGCTTTTACTCTGCTCTCAGGGTGGTAAAGTGA
- a CDS encoding aldehyde ferredoxin oxidoreductase N-terminal domain-containing protein, with product MSFGVAGKLATIDLSSGDIEVENLNPELVKRYLGGFGLCVRIAYDHIRPGVDPLSPENPVIIGTGVLVGTNVPAASRVYTFTKLPANNAVGWGGGGGVTFGCNLKFAGYDCLVIRGKAESPVIIKIEDENVEICKAEDLWGLGVGETTENLRSRFGQGGVLSIGQAGENLVRFSMAYIDRLSTVGRGGIGAVLGSKKLKAIFVMGNGEIGVADRERFNRICANLLERMRKYPHLKEWQELGLLKSLPALPEDEYFRIRKKRIACVSCPVGDKDEIEIDGNRIHTTSVVNLLTPVMMGMKDYRKAMKLTAILDDYGMDMFEFFGVLSFAKELEEEGIIELEEKIDLSSFESLSGWAERVCLREGMGNLLAEGIGGMERKFGEAKNSIKGMMAYVTPKGPLVWDLFGTMELGQVIDPRGPHVAAHGSPTYFARRPSESFVKHLRRMGLDDEKIGEILEGGLRVGKLLCYSNLWFVILASLGICARAQINRFYSAELCAELYSAVTGMEVTKEEMMGRAKEIWTLLKLANVREGFRREHDSPPDDWFEDGFRDYVTGKPLAKEDVERMVDEYYREMGWDFM from the coding sequence GTGAGTTTTGGAGTTGCCGGTAAACTGGCCACCATCGATTTGAGCAGCGGTGATATCGAGGTTGAAAATCTCAATCCGGAGCTTGTGAAGAGATATCTGGGTGGATTTGGCCTTTGTGTTAGAATTGCTTATGACCACATCCGTCCCGGAGTTGATCCACTCTCACCCGAAAATCCCGTCATCATAGGTACCGGAGTTCTGGTTGGTACCAACGTTCCGGCAGCGTCGAGAGTTTATACCTTTACAAAGCTGCCTGCTAACAACGCCGTTGGGTGGGGCGGAGGTGGAGGAGTTACGTTCGGCTGCAATCTGAAATTTGCAGGTTATGATTGTCTTGTGATCAGGGGAAAGGCCGAATCGCCCGTCATCATTAAAATTGAGGACGAAAATGTGGAGATATGCAAGGCAGAAGATCTGTGGGGTTTGGGTGTTGGAGAAACGACTGAAAATCTCCGAAGCAGATTCGGGCAGGGTGGGGTATTGTCAATCGGTCAGGCGGGTGAGAATCTTGTTAGATTTTCGATGGCATACATCGACAGACTATCTACTGTTGGGAGGGGAGGAATAGGTGCTGTACTGGGATCTAAAAAGCTGAAAGCGATATTCGTCATGGGCAACGGAGAGATAGGAGTTGCGGATAGGGAAAGATTCAACCGAATTTGCGCGAATTTACTTGAGCGGATGAGGAAGTATCCCCATCTAAAGGAGTGGCAGGAACTCGGACTTTTGAAATCTCTTCCAGCATTGCCGGAAGACGAGTACTTCAGAATCAGAAAAAAGAGAATTGCATGCGTATCATGTCCTGTTGGGGATAAGGACGAAATAGAAATCGATGGAAACAGAATCCATACTACCTCGGTGGTCAATCTTCTGACACCGGTAATGATGGGGATGAAGGACTACAGAAAGGCGATGAAACTCACCGCAATCCTCGACGATTACGGGATGGATATGTTCGAGTTCTTTGGTGTTTTGAGCTTCGCAAAGGAGCTTGAAGAGGAGGGAATAATTGAGCTTGAGGAGAAAATAGATCTTTCATCCTTTGAGTCATTGTCGGGGTGGGCAGAAAGGGTATGTTTAAGGGAAGGAATGGGAAACCTGCTTGCAGAAGGGATTGGTGGGATGGAGAGAAAATTTGGGGAGGCGAAGAACAGTATCAAGGGAATGATGGCATACGTCACTCCCAAAGGACCCCTTGTCTGGGATCTTTTTGGTACCATGGAGCTCGGCCAGGTCATCGATCCCAGAGGCCCTCACGTTGCGGCTCACGGCTCTCCAACCTACTTTGCAAGAAGACCTTCAGAAAGCTTCGTAAAGCATCTCAGACGAATGGGTCTGGATGATGAAAAGATAGGGGAGATTCTGGAGGGAGGTTTGAGGGTTGGTAAGCTTTTGTGCTACTCCAACCTCTGGTTTGTGATCCTTGCATCACTTGGCATCTGTGCGAGAGCTCAGATAAACAGATTTTACAGTGCTGAACTTTGTGCAGAGCTGTATTCTGCTGTGACCGGAATGGAGGTTACGAAAGAGGAAATGATGGGGAGAGCAAAGGAAATCTGGACTTTACTCAAGCTTGCCAACGTCAGAGAGGGTTTCAGGCGAGAACACGACTCTCCACCAGATGACTGGTTTGAGGATGGATTCAGGGATTACGTTACGGGCAAACCTCTTGCCAAAGAGGATGTTGAGAGGATGGTGGATGAGTACTACAGAGAAATGGGATGGGATTTCATGTGA